The genomic interval CAAACGGAAATCGCGCTCGGCCTTCAGGCGGCGCTGCGCGTCGGCAGACTCTTTGACGAACGAAGCATGGCGCCCGAGATGATCAGCCTGATCAAGCGCAATAATTGCGGCAAGGCGCTGGACATCGCGCGGCTCGCGCGTGACATGCATGGTGGTAACGGGATCTCGGACGAGTTCTGCGTCATGCGACACATGCTGAACCTTGAAACCGTCAACACCTATGAAGGCGCCCATGATGTGCATGCGCTGATTCTCGGCCGCGCACAGACCGGACTGCAGGCTTTCGGGTGACGAGCCGCTAAGGGGAAACGACGCACTCTCCGGTGAGGGGCTCTGGCGGATTGCCGGTGCCGCGCTGAGCCCTCGCGCGCGACGGGGTTCGGGCGCCGTTGCCGCCCGGTCGCTCCTTCATAGCCCGAAAAGTTTGATTTTTTTCGAAAATCAGCCCATAATCTTGGCTACGAACAGCAACCAGGGCTGCATGGATGCGCGACAGGGTCAAACCGGCAGGAGAAACACGGGCAGCGGATGTGCTGCACCGGATGCGCGCTGACGTCATCAGCTGCACGCTGAAGCCCGGCGCCAAGCTTCGCTTTGAGGCGCTGCGGGACATGTACGGTGTCAGCTTCTCAACGCTCCGGGAGGCACTGTCGCGGCTTGTCGCCGAAGGGCTTGTTATCGCCGAGGATCAGCGTGGCTTTATCGTTGCGCCGGTTTCGATCGAAGACTTGAACGACCTGACCTACGTCCGCGTCCTCGTCGAGCGCGAATGCCTGGCGCTCGCAATCAAGCATGGCGATGACGATTGGGAGGCCGACATTATCGGCGCATTCCATCGCATGGATCGGCTCCAGAGCCGGCTCGGCTCCAACTACTATCTGTCCGAGGAATGGAGCAAGCTGCACGGCGATTTTCATTTTTCGCTCGTTGCGGCCTGCGGTTCGCCCAATCTGCTGGAGATTCGCCAGAAGATGTTCGAACGCGCGCATCGCTATCGGCGGATGTCGTCGCAGTTCCGGACCAAGTGGCGCGCCAAGGACGTCGAACACAAGATGATCATGGATTCGGTCATCGCGCGCGATACGGCAAAGGCTCAGGAGTTGATCGAGCGCCACATCCGCGAGACGACCGAGAACGTCATCAATCATGCCGGCCACCTCTTCGTCGCGACGGACGAAAAGCGCCACAATCGGACTGCTCACGTCGCGGCTGAATAGCGCTGCGCCAGCGCTTCTCCCGTCTTCCTAGAACGAAATTCGACCTAACGGCGGGATTCGCCCCGCTGCATGCCCAGACGTGCCTTCCTGATCGCCCAGCGCCGCTCATTACGAAAAGATATTGTATTTTCGAAAATAGAGTGACACAGTGCGCGGGGGAGGAAGCGGGCTCATAGGCCCGCCGTCCACACGACAAAGGGAGGAATAGATGGTCGTTGCTGACACGATGACCGCTGCCCGTATGCATACGGTCGGCGGCGAATTGAAACTGGAAAAGCTGCCCACGCCGAAGCCAGGCGACATGGACGTGCTGGTCCGCGTCAAGGCCTGCGGGATCGTTCCGAACCTTGGCAATATCCTCGCCAACTGGCCGACCTGGTTTCCACATATGCCGCAGCCACCGCTCCCCGCCGTGTTCGGGCTGGATCCGGCCGGCGAGATCGTCGCGGTCGGCCGACAGGTCCATGCGCTCAAACCTGGCGATCGGGTTTACGCCAACCCCGGCCGCTCATGCGGCACATGCCGCCATTGTCGCCGGGGCGATTCCATTTCCTGCAAGCACTACGCCTTCCAGGGCTATTTCGGCTTCAGCGAGCACGCCATGCAGACCTTTGGCGATTACCCGGTCGGCGGCTTGAGCGAATACACTGTGGTCCCCGCTTCGGCGATCGTGAAGATCCCTGACAACATGACCTACGAGCAGGCAGCGCGGCTCGGTTATCTCGGCACGGTCTATTCGGCACTGAAGAAGGTCAATGCCGGGCCCGGCGACACCATCCTCGTCAACGGCATCAGCGGCACCCTTGGCATCAGCGCCGCGATTTTTGCGCCAGCCATGGGCGTCAAGAAAATCCTCGGCACTGGACGCGATCGCAAGCTGCTCGAGGAAGTCAAAGCATTGGCTCCGTCGCGCATCGAGGTGTTCTCGATTGACGATGGCAGTGTCACCGATTTCGTCATGAAGCACACCGACGGTGAAGGCGTCGATGCCTTCCTGGACTGCCTCGGACCCGGCGCGCTGCACGAGACCTTCCTGCAGGGCCTTTACAGCCTGCGCCGCGGCGGCATCGCCGTCGACATCGGCGCCGTCATGGGGCCGGTCGCGATCGACGTCCATCGCCTGATGGACCGCAATCAGCGCCTCTACGGCTCGGCCTGGCTGACCACGGAGGAAGGCCAGGAAATGGCGGACCTCGTCGGCGCAGGCGCGGTGGACCT from Bradyrhizobium arachidis carries:
- a CDS encoding GntR family transcriptional regulator, which encodes MRDRVKPAGETRAADVLHRMRADVISCTLKPGAKLRFEALRDMYGVSFSTLREALSRLVAEGLVIAEDQRGFIVAPVSIEDLNDLTYVRVLVERECLALAIKHGDDDWEADIIGAFHRMDRLQSRLGSNYYLSEEWSKLHGDFHFSLVAACGSPNLLEIRQKMFERAHRYRRMSSQFRTKWRAKDVEHKMIMDSVIARDTAKAQELIERHIRETTENVINHAGHLFVATDEKRHNRTAHVAAE
- a CDS encoding alcohol dehydrogenase catalytic domain-containing protein produces the protein MVVADTMTAARMHTVGGELKLEKLPTPKPGDMDVLVRVKACGIVPNLGNILANWPTWFPHMPQPPLPAVFGLDPAGEIVAVGRQVHALKPGDRVYANPGRSCGTCRHCRRGDSISCKHYAFQGYFGFSEHAMQTFGDYPVGGLSEYTVVPASAIVKIPDNMTYEQAARLGYLGTVYSALKKVNAGPGDTILVNGISGTLGISAAIFAPAMGVKKILGTGRDRKLLEEVKALAPSRIEVFSIDDGSVTDFVMKHTDGEGVDAFLDCLGPGALHETFLQGLYSLRRGGIAVDIGAVMGPVAIDVHRLMDRNQRLYGSAWLTTEEGQEMADLVGAGAVDLSMLETQGRRLSEVNEAISGIAQRHGGFSNFVIYP